Proteins from one Doryrhamphus excisus isolate RoL2022-K1 chromosome 19, RoL_Dexc_1.0, whole genome shotgun sequence genomic window:
- the tdh gene encoding L-threonine dehydrogenase, producing the protein MPVIRTLSKVAKQAVLSSPACSCQPLTVAVRNISFSPRQVTSDASFHSVSFSETDHPKVLITGGLGQLGVGLAKLLRKRFGKNNVILSDIRKPSSNVFHSGPFIYSDILDYKNLREIVVNNRITWLVHYSALLSAVGEANVALARSVNITGLHNILDIAAEHGLRLFVPSTIGAFGPTSPRNPTPDLCVQRPRTIYGVSKVHAELMGEYYHHRYGLDFRCLRYPGIISADSMPGGGTTDYAVQIFHDAIKTGKFECFLKPDTRLPMMYIDDCLRATLEVMEAPADTLSMRTYNINAMSFTPEELAQELRKHVPELEVTYNVDPVRQAIADSWPMNFDDSNAKTDWAWKYDYDMPELVQTMLNYLSTETRMARAN; encoded by the exons ATGCCTGTCATCAGAACCCTCAGCAAGGTGGCCAAACAGGCCGTGCTCAGCAGCCCGGCATGCAGCTGCCAGCCCTTGACTGTGGCCGTGCGCAACATCAGCTTCTCCCCTCGCCAGGTGACGTCCGACGCCAGCTTCCACTCTGTGTCCTTCTCTGAGACGGACCACCCCAAGGTGCTCATCACAG GTGGCCTTGGACAGCTGGGCGTGGGGCTGGCCAAACTCTTACG GAAACGATTTGGAAAGAACAACGTGATTCTGTCTGATATCAGGAAGCCGTCGAGCAACGTTTTCCACAGTG GCCCATTCATCTATTCTGACATCCTGGACTACAAGAACCTGCGTGAAATCGTGGTGAACAACCGTATCACCTGGCTGGTCCACTACAGCGCCCTGCTCAGCGCCGTCGGCGAGGCCAACGTGGCCCTGGCGAGATCCGTGAACATCACCG GGCTTCACAACATCCTGGATATTGCAGCCGAGCACGGCCTGCGTCTTTTCGTCCCCAGCACCATCGGCGCCTTCGGTCCCACTTCTCCTCGTAACCCCACGCCAGATCTTTGCGTGCAGAGGCCTCGCACCATCTACGGCGTCTCCAAAGTCCATGCTGAGCTCATGGGCGAG tacTACCACCACCGCTACGGCCTAGACTTCCGCTGTCTTCGCTACCCGGGAATCATCTCAGCAGACTCCATGCCTGGTGGCGGCACGACAG ACTACGCTGTCCAGATTTTCCACGACGCCATCAAGACAGGGAAGTTCGAGTGCTTCCTGAAGCCCGACACGCGTCTGCCCATGATGTACATCGACGACTGCCTGCGTGCCACACTGGAGGTGATGGAGGCGCCCGCCGACACGCTGAGTATGAGGACGTACAACATCAACGCCATGAGCTTCACCCCCGAGGAGCTGGCTCAGGAGCTCCGCAAACATGTGCCCGAGCTGGAGGTCACGTACAACGTGGACCCCGTCCGACAGGCCATCG cTGATTCTTGGCCCATGAACTTCGACGACTCCAACGCAAAGACAGACTGGGCCTGGAAGTACGACTACGACATGCCCGAGCTGGTCCAGACGATGCTCAACTACCTGAGCACTGAAACACGCATGGCCCGTGCTAACTGA